TCATGACGGACCTCGAAACCCTGGGCGGATGAGCGGATGGGCGTGGGGTTGGGCGGTGCGCCGGAGTCCCTGCCACCGGATTGTGAAATTTTGCAGGTGAATGCCGACAGATGCACGAGGGGACTACAAGGGTGATGCGACGGCACCGCGAAGGAAGGTTGGCTAGCGTTCGTGAAACTCAGGAATACTGAATCACTGGCGACGCCCGCGATGGCTCAGGGTCTGGTATACGTGCCGGACTTGACAAGGGTGTGGCACCGGTTTCGTCTGGTCACGGGCTCGTCCACGCTTGTCGCTGCTGCGGTCCTGGGAGTGTTATGGGGTTGGTGGGGCGGCTACATCACCGCGGCGCTCGCTGGAGTCGCGATGGCGGACACCTATCGTCGCCTCCGGAATCCGGGCCTTGCGCCGATGCCTGCAATGTTCCTCGACGTGACCCTGGTCGGGGTCGCGATGGTGGTGGTGCAACTCAGACCGGCGGGAATCGGGGCGCCATTCATCTACATGCTGGTCATGCCTGCACTTATGCTCCCCTGGAAACGTGCCTGGTGGATCATGGGTTACGCCATGGCCTGGACAGCGGTGGCACTCGTTGGATTCGATGTCACGCCGCTGACGGCGGCGGTGTCACCTGGGGTGATCACGGCAGTTGCTTACGCCATCTTTGGCGGTCACACCGTGGCACTTGTGGTTGTCATCTCGAATGCGCTTGATCGCTCCTACGAGGCCAAGGATCAGTTTCTTGCCGCCATCAGCCACGAGATACGAACTCCACTCACTTCGATCCTGGGGTGGTCGAAGGTGCTTCAAGATGAGTTCGTCACCCTCGACGCCAGCGAGAAGGCAGAGGCTCTCCAGACGATCGAGTCGGAAGCCGAGGAGGTCACTGACATCATCGAAGACCTCCTGGTCGCGGCACAGTTGAACAGCGGTGGACTCGCGGTGCAAAAGCAGTTCATCGACCTTGCCACAGAGGCACGCGCGGTACTGGCAACAATGAAACTCGACCCAAGCCGGCGGATCGCCGTCCGCGGGAGCACCCGCCCAGCGCTTGGCGATCCGCTACGGATACGGCAGATCATCCGAAACCTGATAACCAATACCAAGCGCTACGGCGGATCCGAAACATGGATCGACCTCTACAGCGCCGAATCACAGTGCGCCCTCGCCGTCTCGGACGATGGCCCTGGTGTTTCCCAAGGCCTGCAAGATCACATCTTCGAACCGTATGTGCAGGGCGGTGGCGCACACAGAGCGGAACAAACGATGGGCCTCGGGCTCACCGTATCGCGAGATCTGGCACTACTCATGGGTGGCGACCTTCAATACCGGCACGCTGCGGGCGTGACCGTGTTCACACTGACACTCCCGAGCGCTCCCCCGCAAGAACCCGCCATCGTCGAGCTGGCAAGTGACACAATGCAACCTGCGCCCCAACAGGGGTAACCACGCCGCCGATCCTCATAACAAGCGCATGTCCTCAGCCTTGAGGCAACTTCTGATACGGCTGTGGTGTGCCTCCTTGCTCGGCCATTCGTCCTTACTGGGAAGGCCTCAAGTGCGCCGACGGCTCGGGGAGATCAGCACGGAACCATGACTCGGGACACGAGTGGTCTGTCGCAGAATCGGCAGCCCATCTCATTCACGGAAGGCCGCATTGTCTCCGCGCCCAACAACGATCTGCACAGAGACAGACTCGCCGCCGCAAGCCAGACAGTCAACACATCTCACTTGCCAATCGCGCGGATCTGCGGGTTTCCCAGACTTGAACCGCGCTGACACCGCAGAACCTCGATCGTGGTCGGTCGCTTGTTTTCTAGTCGTCTTCCTTGACGCTACGCATGGACCAGACCAGGGTGCGCATCGACGTGGGTTGCATCAGGACCATGACTACAGCGGCGGCCACATCGTCGGCACTCATCATG
The genomic region above belongs to Acidobacteriota bacterium and contains:
- a CDS encoding HAMP domain-containing histidine kinase → MKLRNTESLATPAMAQGLVYVPDLTRVWHRFRLVTGSSTLVAAAVLGVLWGWWGGYITAALAGVAMADTYRRLRNPGLAPMPAMFLDVTLVGVAMVVVQLRPAGIGAPFIYMLVMPALMLPWKRAWWIMGYAMAWTAVALVGFDVTPLTAAVSPGVITAVAYAIFGGHTVALVVVISNALDRSYEAKDQFLAAISHEIRTPLTSILGWSKVLQDEFVTLDASEKAEALQTIESEAEEVTDIIEDLLVAAQLNSGGLAVQKQFIDLATEARAVLATMKLDPSRRIAVRGSTRPALGDPLRIRQIIRNLITNTKRYGGSETWIDLYSAESQCALAVSDDGPGVSQGLQDHIFEPYVQGGGAHRAEQTMGLGLTVSRDLALLMGGDLQYRHAAGVTVFTLTLPSAPPQEPAIVELASDTMQPAPQQG